A single Neospora caninum Liverpool complete genome, chromosome VIIb DNA region contains:
- a CDS encoding SRS domain-containing protein — protein MECKRFLFSCLLSVSAALCFATGSAFASKDLFAEKNTLADLDDLQKSSANTCTSEQSPITINVGPNEEEATFKCDGSLTTLEPADCSGDACQSPVVVTLEQPKAQMIYDEEKCETPKLLEDVFPGATRKDNVHENTYTLTIPKKNRKQKDAWYQCKSALLSRTNNSCKVKISVAAGPTEDQSDDTTCSQEGSSITINVGAEQEEATFKCGGSLTTLDPVDCPGGSCPAAVATFDVQPVQMIYDDEKCQTAKPLEDVFPGAKRVDGSPENTYRLTIPKKNRKKKDAWYQCKSALPRSNNPCKVKITVAAGPSEDLSDDTTCSQEGSSITINVGAEQEEATFKCGGSLTTLDPADCPGGSCPAAVATFDVQPVQMIYDDEKCETPKLLEDVFPGATREDGSTENTYRLTIPKKNRKKKDAWYQCKSGLSRSNNPCKVKITVAAGPSEDLSDDTTCSQEGSSITINVGAEQEEATFKCGGSLTTLDPADCSGGSCSPVMATFDVQPVQMIYDDEKCQTAKPLEDVFPGATREDGSPENTYRLTIPKKNRKQKDAWYQCKTNGRTKNPCKVKISVSAGPEEPPAPSTENICTAGGVLNVNASPETPLKFVCPEDLPLKPTNKNRVYDNSDDRCHTEVDLSTLVDAELTGATPAILEPGASLYTLNVKKLPQKKALLCYKCATNNNLETLRRSNGVESNDCLVKVEIEADPTATTSSTQTPTTSSAITPESTLAASCNVLIVGLLAGAIHTI, from the coding sequence ATGGAGTGCAAGAGATTTTTATTTTCATGTTTATTGTCTGTATCGGCTGCCTTATGTTTTGCTACCGGCTCTGCCTTCGCATCGAAAGACCTTTTCGCGGAAAAAAATACCCTGGCGGACTTGGACGATCTGCAGAAGTCGAGTGCGAACACGTGCACCAGTGAACAGTCGCCTATTACAATAAATGTTGGGCCtaacgaagaagaagcaaccTTCAAGTGTGATGGTTCTCTTACTACCCTAGAACCGGCAGACTGTTCCGGCGACGCTTGCCAGTCGCCGGTGGTGGTGACCTTGGAGCAACCAAAGGCACAGATGATTTATGATGAAGAGAAGTGCGAAACCCCAAAGCTTTTAGAAGACGTCTTCCCCGGAGCCACGCGGAAAGACAATGTGCATGAAAACACTTACACGTTGACTATCCccaagaaaaacaggaaacagaaagacgcTTGGTATCAGTGCAAAAGTGCACTGTTGTCGCGAACCAACAATTCTTGCAAAGTTAAAATCAGCGTCGCTGCGGGGCCAACTGAAGATCAGTCGGATGACACCACGTGCTCCCAGGAAGGTTCGAGTATTACAATAAATGTTGGGGCTgaacaagaagaagcaaCTTTCAAGTGTGGTGGTTCTCTTACTACCCTAGACCCGGTGGACTGTCCCGGCGGTTCTTGCCCAGCGGCAGTGGCAACCTTTGACGTACAGCCGGTACAGATGATTTATGATGACGAGAAGTGCCAAACAGCAAAACCTTTAGAAGACGTCTTCCCTGGAGCCAAGCGGGTGGACGGTTCGCCTGAAAACACTTACAGGTTGACTATCCccaagaaaaacaggaaaaagaaagacgctTGGTATCAGTGCAAAAGTGCATTGCCACGATCGAACAATCCTTGCAAAGTTAAAATCACCGTCGCTGCGGGGCCAAGTGAAGACCTGTCGGATGACACCACGTGCTCCCAGGAAGGTTCGAGTATTACAATAAATGTTGGGGCTgaacaagaagaagcaaCTTTCAAGTGTGGTGGTTCTCTTACTACCCTAGACCCGGCAGACTGTCCCGGCGGTTCTTGCCCAGCGGCGGTGGCAACCTTTGACGTACAGCCGGTACAGATGATTTATGATGACGAGAAGTGCGAAACTCCAAAGCTTTTAGAAGACGTCTTCCCTGGAGCCACGCGGGAAGACGGTTCGACTGAAAACACTTACAGGTTGACTATCCccaagaaaaacaggaaaaagaaagacgctTGGTATCAGTGCAAAAGTGGATTGTCACGATCGAACAATCCTTGCAAAGTTAAAATCACCGTCGCTGCGGGGCCAAGTGAAGACCTGTCGGATGACACCACGTGCTCCCAGGAAGGTTCGAGTATTACAATAAATGTTGGGGCTgaacaagaagaagcaaCTTTCAAGTGTGGTGGTTCTCTTACTACCCTAGACCCGGCAGACTGTTCCGGCGGCTCTTGCTCACCGGTGATGGCAACCTTTGACGTACAGCCGGTACAGATGATTTATGATGACGAGAAGTGCCAAACAGCAAAACCTTTAGAAGACGTCTTCCCTGGAGCCACGCGGGAAGACGGTTCGCCTGAAAACACTTACAGGTTGACTATCCccaagaaaaacaggaaacagaaagacgcTTGGTATCAGTGCAAAACCAACGGGCGAACCAAAAATCCATGCAAAGTTAAAAtcagcgtctccgcggggCCCGAGGAGCCGCCCGCTCCATCAACGGAGAACATATGCACTGCCGGTGGAGTGCTGAATGTGAATGCGTCACCTGAGACGCCTCTCAAATTCGTCTGCCCGGAAGATCTTCCCCTGAAGCCAACCAATAAGAATCGCGTGTACGACAACAGTGATGATAGATGCCACACGGAGGTGGATTTGTCTACTCTCGTAGATGCGGAACTGACTGGAGCCACTCCGGCTATATTGGAACCGGGGGCTTCACTGTATACACTCAATGTTAAAAAGCTGCCCCAGAAAAAAGCACTGCTCTGCTATAAGTGCGCAACCAACAATAATTTGGAAACCTTGAGGCGATCGAACGGAGTTGAATCTAACGATTGTTTGGTTAAAGTTGAAATCGAGGCGGATCCTACGGCAACGACTTCGTCGACGCAGACTCCGACGACGTCATCGGCTATCACTCCGGAAAGTACACTTGCGGCGTCTTGCAACGTCCTAATTGTGGGTTTGTTAGCGGGAGCGATCCACACGATCTAA
- a CDS encoding putative cell division protein, whose protein sequence is MFVSFLTFRLLHSLHDGADSVDLDSTDYEGVDDEGIRPSDGGYGNQMNNTTNSSLGSNAASSETALVPPQPTFPPLTFNDLAGLTEAKTELQEVVQFLRDPSKFERLGARLPKGVLLVGPPGTGKTALARAVATEAGVPYFYASGSEFVEIYVGQGARRVRGLFSYARNHSPCIIFLDELDAVGGRRQAAGGPGAGNREHDQTLNQLLVEMDGFNQAHRIVVLAATNRVDTLDPALLRPGRFDRIVHVSLPDVAARELILQKYLQRVPVEPESQEGAVSGFASLVGGGDERARAQNRAPASSASHSSSTSETRGEDEKERGSEGVPGRREADGKAGLGPEAYRQRPDPERGTEKPVFLDKTGAGDKDGKEDSEEPEKKRVLTQVHRDLAKQIAKITPGFSGAELENLVNEAALLAARADKDAVTLQELHEARDKVTMGPARKTRIMSPYQRQLTAYHEAGHAILAFYLQPYADPIHKATIVSRGSALGFVEQVPLEDRYGHGVAQLEARLCVCMGGRVAERLVFGRDALSNGASSDIETATRMAYVMVTEWGMSEKLGPLNYQVHGRSRRAFISSETANLVEEEVKQLVMTAERKAEKLLRKHRRQLREVALQLLEKETLSGEEISDILDPSGSYRSKVERLRTRMQQGEQPSLWQRLVVQLKRGFQWLFLPRDQTEFAAIGEADKELKAHEGTEKKQGESTSELEGKRDDGGNDDSGNGGTESREVPPSGEVDLHRNGDGNDEHGDKDHAFSSVKELSTKQSEISGAAENGHEDGSSDNSTYLRCPRGSVAEGQHCSSFSMQGNEQDSAFSGRENSHEEPESENVSRYAEVDILPSQPMMSRGAPSDAAASDEALPSEGDLGQEWTHTTPRSVQRHEAFVLENRNKGSSMLERKDSSIDRREHRVGEILSSAASQCSDSGAENCVNREAREHSRRTKRVQQWQLTPWGLGLSTVTREE, encoded by the exons AtgttcgtctccttcctcaccTTTCGCCTGCTCCACTCGCTCCACGATGGGGCGGACAGCGTGGACTTGGATTCCACCGATTACGAAGGAGTGGACGATGAAGGAATCCGACCGTCAGATGGCGGCTACGGCAATCAGATGAATAACA CGACGAACTCATCTTTGGGTTCAAACGCCGCAAGTTCGGAGACGGCCCTCGTCCCCCCCCAGCCGACCTTTCCGCCCCTCACCTTCAACGATTTGGCGG GTTTGACAGAGGCAAAGACAGAACTGCAGGAGGTGGTGCAGTTCCTGCGCGATCCGTCCAAGTTCGAGCGTCTGGGAGCGCGCCTGCCGAAAGGCGTTCTGCTGGTTGGACCCCCCGGGACCGGCAAAACTGCGCTAGCGCGAGCTGTGGCGACTG AGGCTGGCGTCCCGTACTTCTACGCCTCTGGGTCAGAGTTCGTGGAGATCTACGTCGGGCAAGGCGCGCGGCGAGTTCGCGGTCTCTTTTCCTACGCTCGAAACCACTCTCCGTGCATCATTTTCCTTGACGAACTCGATGCAGtcggcgggagacgccaggCGGCTGGTGGCCCCGGAGCAGGCAACCGTGAACACGATCAGACGTTGAATCAGCTGCTGGTTGAGATGGACGGCTTCAACCAGGCGCACCGGATTGTCGTTCTTGCTGCCACCAACCGTGTCGATACACTTGACCCTGCCCTCCTTAGACCAG GGCGGTTCGACCGCATCGTGCACGTGTCGCTGCCAGACGTGGCGGCGCGGGAGTTGATTCTTCAGAAGTATCTCCAGAGAGTTCCAGTCGAACCGGAGTCGCAGGAAGGAGCAGTCTCGGGGTTCGCCAGTTTGGTCGGTGGCGGGGACGAGCGGGCGCGTGCACAGAACAgggcgcctgcctcttcagCTTCCCACTCGAGCTCCACATCtgaaacgcgaggagaggacgagaaagaaagaggcagtgAAGGTGTgccgggaaggcgcgaggcagacggaaAAGCGGGGCTTGGGCCAGAGGCGTACAGACAGCGTCCCGATCCTGAGAGAGGAACCGAGAAACCCGTTTTCTTAGATAAGACCGGCGCTGGGGAtaaagacggaaaggaagactCGGAAGAACCGGAAAAGAAGCGTGTCCTCACTCAGGTGCACAGAGATCTGGCAAAACAAATCGCTAAAATAACACCAGGATTCTCAGGAGCTGAACTCGAGAACCTCGTCAATGAAGCTgccctcctcgccgctcgtGCAG aTAAGGATGCGGTGACGCTGCAAGAACTGCACGAGGCACGGGATAAAGTGACTATGGGTCCGGCCCGGAAGACGCGAATTATGTCGCCTTACCAGAGACAGCTGACAGCCTACCACGAGGCGGGGCATGCAATCCTTGCGTTTTATCTCCAGCCGTACGCCGACCCGATTCACAAAGCCACAATCGTCTCGAGGGGCTCCGCTCTAGGTTTCGTGGAACAG GTCCCCTTGGAAGACCGTTATGGCCACGGCGTGGCTCAGCTCGAGGCgcggctgtgtgtgtgcatgggTGGGCGAGTCGCGGAGCGTCTCGTCTTTGGGCGGGACGCTTTGAGCAACGGCGCAAGCAGCGATATTGAAACAGCCACTCGCATGGCCTACGTGATGGTCACAGAGTGGGGAATGAGTGAGAAGCTCGGACCCCTCAACTACCAGGTGCACGGCAGGAGCCGTCGGGCCTTCATCAGCAGCGAAACCGCCAATCTCGTCGAAGAAGAA GTTAAGCAGCTGGTGATGACTGCTGAGCGCAAAGCGGAGAAATTGCTTCGCAAACATCGAAGGCAGCTTCGCGAGGTGGCTCTTCAGCTcctcgagaaggagacgctgtCTGGGGAGGAAATTTCAGATATCCTCGATCCATCCGGATCGTACCGGAGCAAAGTGGAGAGGTTGCGCACCCGCATGCAGCAGGGCGAACAGCCGAGCTTGTGGCAACGCCTCGTTGTGCAGTTGAAGCGCGGCTTTCAGTGGCTATTCCTGCCTCGAGATCAAACAGAGTTTGCGGCAATTGGTGAGGCAGACAAGGAACTGAAAGCTCACGAAGgaaccgagaaaaagcaaggcGAGTCTACGAGTGAACTTGAGGGAAAACGGGATGACGGAGGTAATGATGACTCCGGTAACGGTGGAACAGAGTCGCGAGAGGTACCTCCAAGTGGAGAGGTAGACCTCCACAGAAATGGAGATGGGAACGATGAGCATGGCGATAAAGACCACGCTTTCTCAAGTGTGAAGGAGCTCTCAACGAAGCAGTCAGAGATATCTGGAGCGGCAGAAAACGGGCATGAGGACGGGAGTTCCGACAACAGCACGTACCTCAGATGCCCAAGAGGCAGTGTCGCTGAGGGGCAACACTGCAGCAGTTTTTCTATGCAAGGGAACGAGCAAGATTCTGCCTTTTCCGGACGAGAGAACTCGCACGAGGAACCTGAAAGCGAGAACGTTTCTCGATATGCAGAGGTGGATATTTTGCCCTCACAGCCCATGATGAGTCGTGGGGCACCaagcgacgcagcggcgagtGACGAAGCGTTGCCAAGTGAAGGAGACTTGGGTCAAGAATGGACGCACACAACTCCGCGGTCGGTTCAACGACATGAAGCGTTCGTACTTGAGAATCGAAACAAGGGGAGCAGCATGTTGGAAAGAAAAGACTCATCGAtagacaggagagagcacaGGGTTGGTGAGAtcctttcttccgcggcCTCGCAGTGCTCGGACTCTGGGGCAGAGAACTGCGTCAaccgcgaggcgcgcgagcaCTCGCGCCGGACGAAACGGGTGCAACAGTGGCAGTTGACGCCGTGGGGTTTGGGGCTCTCCACTGTTACGCGCGAGGAATAG
- a CDS encoding putative ATP-dependent DNA helicase — MVTNDAEGGMEKKEERDGKPPLGGNTDSLKLREAAGVAGPLTRKRPESETDRHACFFEKREKDGAEGDGEGAARPGKSLRDESLLQALKNAFGYSAFREGQEQAVRAILEGKDALVIMPTGGGKSLTYLLPGLLLPGLVIIVSPLLALMDDQSSPFSGGASRSSLSCLASSVSRGKYKFLFVTPEQVSSPTFQRVLGQLEARRRGVGIGEETKENRRNEEANGNRSQGVALIAVDEAHCISTWGHDFRRSYRQVERQNLSVLRTILPETPLLACTATATPAVCADIQTSLALRDAVRVGLSFDRKNIFYEVRMKRRLGPRPVEADDEEAALEGDPATAAEEEEDWTLEDMGAEVASRHRGECGIVYCFKKATCDSVATALRRKGIPAQAYHAGLSDKVRCELQRAWMTGKILVLVATVAFGLGVDNPNVRFVFHHSLPKTMEGYYQESGRCGRDGRPAHALLYYSPRNFESLRYIMDYTFSQLKLYAKGEPKGRARPQKGTGNRRGGEAKPEEESEETAETVDDHKARLEHMERRYRKDLESLKEVRQYCEETVCRRARILNFFGESLPPRRSSGPGPSGRRGSGEAQQGTERKRNREATEQDVTSCPGGVKRERKDQLVSAESPEGTPSSGPSSPRPPGGLCVGVSPSERATPCMNCREAEAGKREVERKNHSHGEEGASDLSPVSAGISSADAWRCCDLCEQREAEKANGRGSLGKALSTAAPSARLLASLASRGCTRVSSAARPARSFPGGGMAAVVGEDEGGALACGTLEFEKNDCSDDESRGESGWYGSKGSFRESAHLRRTVPGAWCPGSSALSRGPGAALGRGKGTDQFRRGISIGAGGRGRVVYHTSAESATARQSDGKIFHGAQGSTCAGSRSERVSDAIRAKGIRAVMEELERQEQLAEEADEMEGPKAQSRFFRQRFSAMKQRPASEAETHDPSSFSSRLPFPRPRPASLASTSGDRASELARTAASPSAVGRTNPPARSPTFVRASTLARDLSKSSAGKAAPQLRSGLCRPRGKG, encoded by the exons ATGGTGACAAACGACGCAGAGGGAgggatggagaagaaagaggagagggacggaaagccTCCATTGGGTGGAAATACAGACTCTCTGAAGCTGCGGGAGGCCGCGGGTGTCGCGGGACCGCTGACGCGGAAACGCCCCGAGAGTGAGACCGACAGACATGCGTGTTTTTTtgagaagcgcgagaaagatggagcagagggagatggagaaggcgccgcgaggcCGGGGAAGTCTCTCAGAGACGAGAGCCTGCTGCAGGCTCTCAAAAATGCATTTGGATACAGCGCCTTCCGAGAGGGTCAAGAGCAGGCAGTACGTGCCATCCTCGAAGGCAAGGACGCGCTGGTCATCATGCCCACAG GAGGCGGAAAAAGTCTGACTTACCTTCTTCCCGGCCTTTTGCTTCCCGGTCTCGTTATCatcgtctcgcctcttctggcTCTGATGGATGACCAg tcgtctcccttctctggcggcgcctcgcgttcctctctttcgtgcctcgcttcgtctgtttcgcgcGGAAAGTACAAATTCCTGTTTGTCACTCCCGAGCAAGTGTCGAGCCCGACATTTCAACGCGTGCTGGGCCAGCTGGAGGCCAGGCGGCGTGGCGTGGGGAtcggcgaagaaacgaaggaaaaccgaagaaacgaggaagcgaacggaAACCGAAGCCAAGGCGTCGCACTCATCGCTGTCGACGAGGCCCATTGCATCTCCACCTGGGGCCACGACTTCCGGCGGAGCTACAGGCAAGTCGAGCGGCA AAACCTCTCAGTCCTGCGCACGATTCTGCCGGAGACTCCCCTCTTGGCCTGCACAGCGACGGCGACTCCTGCAGTTTGTGCGGACATTCAAACCAGCTTGGCGTTGAGAGACGCGGTTCGAGTTGGCCTTTCGTTCGACAG GAAAAACATTTTTTACGAGGTGCGAATGAAGAGGCGACTCGGCCCGAGACCTGTCGAAgcggacgacgaggaggctgCATTAGAAGGGGACCCAGCGACTGCCgccgaggaggaggaagactgGACCTTGGAAGACATGGGCGCAGAAGTTGCATCGCGACACCGAGGAGAGTGCGGGATCGTGTACTGCTTCAAAAAAGCGACCTGCGACAGT GTCGCGACAGCCCTCCGGCGCAAGGGGATTCCAGCTCAGGCTTACCACGCTGGCCTTTCCGACAAGGTTAGGTGTGAACTCCAGCGAGCGTGGATGACGGGGAAGATTCTGGTGCTCGTCGCCACCGTGGCGTTTGGGTTGGGCGTGGACAACCCCAACgtccgtttcgtcttccaTCACTCCTTGCCCAAGACGATGGAAG GCTACTACCAGGAATCGGGACGTTGCGGCCGAGACGGGCGCCCGGCCCACGCGCTTCTCTATTACTCGCCTCGGAATTTCGAGAGCCTGCGTTACATCATGGACTACACGTTCTCTCAGCTCAAGCTGTACGCGAAGGGGGAGCCGAAGGGCCGCGCGCGCCCCCAAAAGGGGACTGGAAACCGTCgagggggagaagcgaaaccggaggaagaaagcgaagagacagccgagacggTCGACGATCACAAGGCAAGGCTGGAGCATATGGAGAGACGCTATCGAAAAGACCTCGAGTCGCTGAAAGAAGTTCGACAGTACTGCGAAGAAACAGTCTGTCGGCGCGCACGCATTCTGAACTTTTTTGGGGAgagtctcccgcctcggcgTTCGTCCGGACCCGGTCCCTCCGGTCGACGCGGCAGTGGCGAAGCGCAgcaggggacagagaggaagcgaaacagagaggcaacggAACAGGACGTCACGTCCTGCCCCGGGGGCGtcaagcgagagagaaaagaccaGCTAGTCAGTGCCGAGAGCCCCGAAGGCACGCCCTCGTCCGgtccgtcttctccacgGCCCCCAGGCGGCCTGTGTGTCGGGGTGTCTCCCAGCGAGAGGGCGACCCCGTGCATGAactgcagagaggccgaggcaggCAAGCGTGAGGTGGAACGAAAGAACCACTCacatggagaggaaggagcatCGGACCTGAGTCCAGTGTCCGCGGGTATCTCCAGCGCAGATGCCTGGCGGTGTTGTGATTTGTGCgagcaaagagaagcagaaaaggccAACGGCCGCGGTTCTCTGGGAAAGGCACTCTCCACTGCTGCGCcctccgcgcgtctccttgcctctctcgcttctcgggGGTGCACGCGCGTCTCGTCTGCTGCGCGGCCAGCCCGGAGCTTCCCAGGAGGAGGCATGGCGGCGGTCgtcggggaagacgagggtgGGGCGCTCGCCTGTGGCACTCTGGAGTTTGAGAAGAACGACTGTTCAGACGACGAGTCGCGGGGCGAGTCGGGGTGGTACGGATCCAAAGGGAGTTTTCGGGAGTCGGCACACCTGCGCCGAACGGTTCCCGGCGCGTGGTGTCCTGGCAGCTCAGCACTGTCCAGAGGGCCAGGCGCGGCGCTtggcagaggaaaaggaaccgATCAGTTTCGTCGAGGGATTAGCATTGGCGCAGGAGGAAGGGGGAGGGTTGTCTACCACACGAGTGCTGAAAGCGCGACTGCGCGGCAGTCAGACGGGAAGATCTTCCATGGGGCGCAAGGGTCGACTTGTGCCGGCTCCAGGAGTGAACGGGTTTCCGATGCGATTCGGGCGAAAGGAATCCGGGCTGTTATGGAAGAGTTGGAGAGGCAGGAACAGCTcgccgaggaggcagacgagatGGAGGGGCCCAAGGCCcagtctcgctttttccgcCAGCGTTTTTCCGCGATGAAACAGCGCCCCGCCtcagaggcggagacgcatgatccctcgtccttttcctctcgtcttccatTCCCACGGCCGCGGCCGGCGTCGCTGGCATCTACGAGCGGAGATCGGGCTAGCGAATTGGCCCGGacagccgcctcgccgtctgctgtCGGGCGCACGAACCCGCCGGCGCGTTCGCCGACGTTCGTGAGAGCGTCCACGCTTGCCCGAGACCTTTCAAAGTCGAGTGCTGGGAAAGCTGCTCCACAGTTAAGGTCTGGTCTGTGTCGGCCCCGTGGAAAAGGGTGA
- a CDS encoding Ribosomal protein S21-maize (ISS), related, with product MQNDEGRIVDLYIPRKCSATGRLIPAKEHGAVQINVGQVDEHGRYTGEYHAMAISGAVRQRGESDACLNRLMHEKGLLSFAK from the exons ATGCAGaacgacgaaggaagaaTCGTGGATCTGTACATCCCGCGCAAGTGCTCTGCCACCGGCCGCCTGATCCCCGCGAAGGAGCACGGCGCCGTCCAGATCAACGTTGGCCAG GTTGACGAACACGGCCGATACACCGGCGAGTACCACGCGATGGCAATCAGCGGTGCGGTGCgtcagagaggcgagagcgacgcttGCCTGAACCGCCTCATGCACGAGAAAGGACTGCTCTCTTTCGCCAAGTAG